One Salvia miltiorrhiza cultivar Shanhuang (shh) chromosome 6, IMPLAD_Smil_shh, whole genome shotgun sequence genomic window, TACGAATACGCGCCccaggggaatctatcaaatgcaACCAGATCATCCACCAACACCCAAAGCCACGGCTATACCCGCGCATCCAACCCAAGAACAAGGGTGTGAGCCACACACACGAGGATAACACGAAGGTACAGGCTCCCATCCTCATCATCCACTCGACGATCCAAATTGCACACGCGTTTGATGAGCGCCTGTATTGTCATGGTTCGCCCACCGCAGAATCGTCGGTATGCCTCCACGCGACTGCAGTCGTGCTGTAAAGTCGCATCGAACATCGATCCCCCGAAATTGAGCCCAGTCACTAATGCGTAGTCCGCAGGGAAAAATCTGACTCGTGCTCCGCACAGAAAGAAGCACATCTCATCGGCTTCTGACACAATCTGCCTCGATACAATCTGGTGTAATGTTTTATTGCTCTTCGGGCCGGGCCTCCAATCAGTGAAATGCCCAAAACATGATGCTCTAAATCTTCCCAATAACCCTTCATTGCACTGTTCGCCGAccacatttaaagtttcaaccagCTCCGGAAAATGCGAATCCCTATAGTAGGTGCTGATAGCAACCTCCGTCTGGTCAATAGTGTCGGGACGAAGATATGGGACATTcgcctattcatttacaaaatgaaaaccatattaaattcagtaaaatattaaaaataatacaaataggcataattaaaaaactgcaatttaattaataccaagcaataccaagcaatttaattaaactgcaatttaatattaaattcagtaaaattcagcaaaattcagtaaaattcagtaatattaaactgcaattaaatttagtaaaatattaaaattcagtaattcagtaaaatagtaaaattcgagtaaaatagtaaaatttagtaaaatattaaaatagtaattcgagtaatattaaaattcagtaaaattcagtaatattaaaattcagtaatattaaaatattaaaattcagtaaaattcagtaatattaaactgcaattaaattcaagaaaattcagtaaaattcagcaatttaatattaaattcagtaaaattcgagtaattcagcaatttaatattaaattcagtaaaaattcagtaaaatattaaactaCAATTAATACCaggcaatttaattaaattcagtaaaatattaaaaaactgcaacttaattaataccaagcaataacagtttcaataattaataattaaacaattataattaaattaaattcagtaaaatagtaataattaacgtAAACATACAAATAGATttaataaagtattttatgcctaaagAGCAActatccggccggtgaagtgtccggtaaaatgtatccggccgggtacatttcagattGAAACTGTTCCGATCGGACGCATTATTCCGGGCATAGTACCGGCCGGATAGTTGCTCTataggcataaaatactttattttattaaattgcaCAAAACACACATAAACAATGCAATGTAATACCCAGCAAAACTCgcaataataattcaataatgattacttaaacaaatataattaaattaaattcagtaaattactaataattaatataaacatacaactaattaaaatggaataGTTTATGCTAAAAAACGATcagtccggccggtgaagttccCGGAAAAATCAATCCGGCCgtatgtttcatttaaataatgtaCTCGGCCGGACCAATTTATCCGGCCGGACCGATCGTtttttagcataaattattctattctattcaatttcatgaaaattaaaaataaaaacctgtgaagaagatgccaTGGATGATGAAGAAGCTTGTGTCCGACGTGTTTCAATATTTTGAACTCTCTCGGTGggtaaaaaaaagtgaagaagccgatATGTATATATTGGTGAGTAAAAAATCCTAGTGAAGGAAGGTAAATATAGTGTTAAATAGAGATAAGATATATGGACGAAAAAAAGTGATTGAAGCCGATTGTATcggctttatgtctatcaaaagataatcaatttttttagaaaGATATTTTTGTCCTTTATGTATCGGTTCTTGCATAATTCACTTggtaacatgcatgatttttttgggtaacaagcatgcatttatttgggacggattttgagtatatatatatatatatatatatatatatatatatattaaatttaaagatatggattaattaacacgatatatatagtgttatatactatactatactatatatcaacattcaagaataacacaatatatatatatatatacaaataatttcaaagaatatatgtattgaaattaagatattaaagggaaaaaaataaaaaaaattaagatagatacgcatggatatatattattagcttcttgactttttttttttatttttatgaaattgaataacatagaatattttatgcctaaataaTATCTATCCGGCCGGTAATTTTCAAggaaaaatgtgtccggccgggtcATTATTTACctgaaatgtacccggtcgGATACATTGCTCTGGCCATTTCACCGGCCGGATCGATGCTATATCGACATAAAAGTTTTTATTCTATCTAtttgtatctttatattattttttactattttgctgaatttaatttaatatattgtttaagtgttaattagtgtccggtcgataatatttacaatttaaagatatgaacactatatatatatacagtgtaaaaaaaattattgcatGCACTCAATGTAATCATTTCGGTCAACATCAcaaattattgtaaaaaaatgcattgaaactcaaaaatgtgtaagatGTGTAAGACTGCCGAAATGATTACAAAAGATGTTGACCCACTTAAGGGttatttagtaatttagggcatggataactttgcatgataagggtggacatttttcaaaatatgaataaggaatggggcacttttgcctattaacacaaattttaaataccatgcattaatttttataagcAATTTATCTTTAAATTCATGATAAAAGCTAAAACAAAAACTAatgataaataatactccctccgtccccaaaataagttcctctttggggacggcacgggttttaaggaaaaatggtaaagtgtattgatagtggggaaaaatatgttataattagtattgagagtggtgaaaagatgaaaaagtgttataattagtattgggagtggtgaaaaagtgaaaagtaagaataaataaagtattattaatggtggagtagttgtccaaaaatggaaagaaagaaagaggaacttatttgggggacgtcccaaaaaggaaaaagaggaacttattttagggacggagggagtactcccTTTATCTCGCCGAGCTTGACTCGTATTCCTTTTCGAGCCGTCCCAACGAGCATGAGTTGTTCCCGTTTTGGCAAAAATTAGGAAAATTAATACGCTAATTAAAGCTACTAATTACATCCTTATTTTTCAACCCATTTTCCCTTTCCCTCTCTCAAACACATTAttcacaaatttatatataaaaaataattaatttaattaattatagaaataattaatttgtatataaaaaataattaatgattaattcagatttaattaatttaaattttatattaaaaaataattaaaataattaattatataaataactacTTAACCACAAATTTACAAACATACTTATATAACTAAACAATAGCTCCTTAATCTTtgtgtgcccaaaagaaacgcctcaagctcgacaggacggagggagtaatacatatactttcataataaaatttaaataattacactACCATAAAATTAACACCACAAAATTTCCactaataacaaaaaaataatgaaaaaacaacttaaaaagtgcatgattttatttaaaattagaaattgcaatt contains:
- the LOC130990506 gene encoding uncharacterized protein LOC130990506, with amino-acid sequence MASSSQANVPYLRPDTIDQTEVAISTYYRDSHFPELVETLNVVGEQCNEGLLGRFRASCFGHFTDWRPGPKSNKTLHQIVSRQIVSEADEMCFFLCGARVRFFPADYALVTGLNFGGSMFDATLQHDCSRVEAYRRFCGGRTMTIQALIKRVCNLDRRVDDEDGSLYLRVILVCVAHTLVLGFPWGAYSYKMLCHCTTEIGTGEKYHFYGPSWALYVWALERVPGLGQMVAASSGDPTAHPRCLRWTFRGKPRLHGLRDLFEGQGGVLPLEPDGDDLASHYFISALTSGELSHIGARVVEERGDEEDVPRQPRMTRSHSVRGPVRDA